A stretch of the Capsicum annuum cultivar UCD-10X-F1 chromosome 8, UCD10Xv1.1, whole genome shotgun sequence genome encodes the following:
- the LOC107879097 gene encoding uncharacterized protein LOC107879097, translated as MVKEQDNSVVIDGCLEEKVEVKRKDSEEIRIEKKTIPFPFPQRPRKHQEETSFKKFLDLLKQVQVNLSLVDILQSVPKYVKYLKDIIASKNQLTEYATVALTKEFTSKIQNKLPAKLKDLKSFTLLITLGQTICACGLYDLGASINLMLTLWYQKMGLGIPKPMTIVLQLVEKSLARPDGVIEDVLVQVGSLIFLVDFVIIDFEADPVVPFILG; from the coding sequence ATGGTGAAGGAGCAGGATAATTCAGTGGTTATTGATGGTTGCTTGGAAGAAAAGGTAGAAGTAAAAAGAAAGGATAGTGAAGAGATTCGTATAGAGAAGAAAACTATCCCCTTTCCCTTTCCTCAAAGGccaagaaagcatcaagaggaAACTAGTTTTAAGAAGTTTCTAGATCTTTTGAAGCAAGTTCAAGTAAACCTTTCTCTTGTTGACATTTTACAGAGTGTGCCAAAATATGTGAAATACTTAAAGGATATTATTGCCAGTAAGAATCAGTTGACTGAATATGCTACAGTTGCATTAACTAAAGAGTTCAcgtcaaaaattcaaaataaactaccCGCAAAATTGAAGGATCTGAAGAGTTTTACATTGCTGATTACCCTTGGTCAAACTATTTGTGCATGTGGATTGTATGACTTGGGGGCTAGCATAAATCTCATGCTCACGTTATGGTATCAAAAGATGGGTCTTGGAATCCCCAAACCTATGACTATTGTGTTGCAATTGGTAGAAAAGTCACTTGCTAGACCAGATGGTGTTATTGAAGATGTACTGGTGCAAGTGGGATCTTTAATCTTTCTTGTGGATTTTGTGATTATTGACTTTGAGGCCGATccagttgttccatttattttgggatga